CGCGCCAGATCGGGAGGGGCCATTGAGCCCGTACGGCATCTTCTTCATCATCCGACCGGACAAGGTTCGCGAGAGCTTCGAGATCCCCACGGCGTCCATCTCGGTCGGCAGCGATCCGCAGAATGCCCTTACCCTCGCTCACCCTGATGTGGCGCCCGTCCATGCGCGGGTCGAGTGTCGCCAGGGTTCGGCGGTCATCACCGATGTGAGCGGCTCTGGGGGGGTCTTCGTCAACCAGACGCGTGTGGGGGAGCAGCAGCTGCGCCAGGGCGATGTGGTGAAGATCGGTCCCTACTTCCTGGTCTACCACCCGCCGGGCGCGGCCTCCGCGGGACCGGTTGCCGCGGGGAGCGGTGCGTATGCCGCGCCGGTCGGAGCGGGGCCAGCCGGCGGCGCCTCGATGCCGCCTGCGGGAGGGAGCGGCGGGTTTGCAGCGCCGTCTGCCTCGGGGGCCGGACCGCGTCCTGAGGGCAACGTACCGCCCGCTGCGCAGCCCTCGGCCTCTGCGAGCGGCGCTACGCCGCCGGCGGGTGGCGGGCGCCCGCTCTCGCCCGCGCCCACGCATCTGCCCTCGGTGGTCGCGGGTCAGGTCAACCAGCAGCGCCTGCAGCCTGATCAGGTTGTGCGCATCGGGCGCGACCCGGCCAACACCATCGTTGTGCCGAGCTTGCAGGCCTCTCGCTTCCACGCTGAGCTTCTCTCTCGCGGGGGGGCCTTTGCCATCCGCGATCTGGGGAGCACCAACGGCACCTTCGTCAATGGCCAGCGCATCGCGCCCCAGACCCCCGTGCAGCTGGTGCGCGGCGCCGTCATCAAGATCAGCGAGCACACCTTCTTCTTCGACGGACAGCAGCTCGAGCACTACAGCGAAGCCGGCAACGCCCGTCTCGACGCCATCGGTCTGCGTCGCGTCGTGGCGGGGGGGCAGCTGCTGCTGCGTGACATCTCGCTGTCGATACAGCCGCGCGAGTTCGTGGCGGTCGTGGGCGGCTCGGGGGCGGGAAAGTCGACGCTGGTGAATGCGCTCAGCGGCTTCCGGCCGGCCGATCAGGGCACGGTGCTGCTGAACGGCCTCGACTACTATGCAAACATCGAGGCCTTTCGCACCGCCCTCGGCTACGTTCCTCAAGATGACATCATCCATCCTGAGCTGACGGCCCACCGCGCCCTCCACTACGCGGCCCTGCTGCGCATGCCCGACGACGTCGATCCGCACGAGCGCGACGGCCGCATCGAGGAGGTGCTACGCGATCTGCATCTCAGCGAGCGCCGCGACGTGCCCGTCAGCAGCCTGTCTGGCGGTCAGCGCAAGCGCGTGAGCATCGGGGTCGAGCTGCTCACCCGTCCTCGCCTGTTCTTTCTCGACGAACCCACCAGTGGCCTCGACCCCGGCATGGAGCTCGAGGCGATGAAGATCTTCCGCCATCTGGCCGACCAGGGCCATACGCTGATCGTCATCACCCACGCCACCACGAACATCATGCTGTGCGACCGCATCGCCTTTCTCGCGCGTGGCGGTTATCTCGCCTACTTCGGCCCGCCCAAGGAGGCGCTCGCCTACTTCGGCGCGCGCGATTTCCCGGAGATCTATCTCAAGCTCGAGCGCGAGAAGACCCCCGAGCAGTGGGGCGATGAGTTCCGGCGCAGCCAGCTCCACGGTCAGTACGTGCAGTCCCGTCTCAATGAGGTGCAGGCGCTGGCTTCCCAGGCCGCGGCGAATCCACGCGCGTCGCTGCCGGCCTCGGCCAGCGCCCCCACCCGCCAGGGCTCCGGGGTGCGCCAGCTGCAGATCTTGATGCAGCGATATCTCGACATCATCACGCGCGATCGCACGAACCTGGGGGTTCTGTTCGCGCAGGCGCCCGTTCTCGCGCTGGTTCTGCTGGTCGTTGTCTGGGGCAAGGACAACCTGTTCATCGCCCGCAGCGCCAAGGAGCTCGGAACCGCGCAGAAGTTCATCTTTCTCCTGGCCCTGTTCTCGCTGATGTGCGGCACCCTCAACTCTGTTCGTGAGATCGTGAAGGAGCTGCCCATCTACAAGCGCGAGCGCTCGGTGAACCTGCGCATCTTTCCGTACCTGATGTCGAAGTTTCTCGTGCTCTCGGCTGTCTCGGCGCTGCAGAGCCTGGCGTTCACGTTCATCGTCTTCTCCTATCTGCAGAAGCCCGATGTCGACGGGTTCATGGGGCAGATGTTCATGGTCTTGTGGATGACGAACCTGGGGGGTGTCGCGCTTGGCCTCGCCGTGTCGTCGGTGGTGCCCAACCAGAACCTGGCCATGACCTTGCTGCCGGTGGTGCTTCTCCCCCAGGTGGTGCTGGCCGGCATTCTCGTACCCCTCGAGGGCGACGTGTCAAAGCTCTTTCCCTACCTGACCATCTTGAAGTGGTGCGGCGGCATGGTGGGGCACCTGCTCTCTGTCCATACCTGGCCTTCCCTCATGCTCGTCAGCCCGACGCGTCAGATCATGCAGGCGCCGGCGCCCTCCGCCGAGGTGTGGGACATCTCGCTGCTTCCCAGCGACGCCGGCATCGGCGGTATTGTGGGGCTAGGGCTCTACGCGGCGGTGTGCCTGGGATTCGCCACGCAGATGCTCAAGCGGCGCGACAAGAGCAAGGACTAACAGCGCGCCACCTCGCGGCGCGGCTTGAAGGGAATTCCAGCGGCGCCGCGAACTTTTTCGGGTTGAATCTTGTTCACCGCCATCTCCGGGCTGGGGATACGCCCCGTGGCGGCTTGGAGGACTGAGCATGAGACCCACATCGCTCATGGTTGCAGGCATGTTCGTGGCTGCGGCGCTGGTGGCGCCGCTCGTGCCGGCGTTTGCCGCGGGCAGGGACATGGCCGTGCTCGTGGTCGGCAATGGGGCCGACAAGGATATGGCCGCGCGGGAGCGCGCTGTCATCGAGAGCCTCACCCGGCAGCGCCTTCAGCGCGGATGGAGCCACAAGCTGCTTCCCATCTACTCCTACCACTTCGACAAGGCAGCCGAGCGCGCTTACTGCGAGGAGCGCCTGAAGGTCAAGCCCGGAGATCTCGTTGTCGTTGGTCTGGTCGAGCTCGAGAGCGGCGTGCCGGTCGACTT
This window of the Pseudomonadota bacterium genome carries:
- a CDS encoding FHA domain-containing protein; its protein translation is MHRRKTARASIAPDREGPLSPYGIFFIIRPDKVRESFEIPTASISVGSDPQNALTLAHPDVAPVHARVECRQGSAVITDVSGSGGVFVNQTRVGEQQLRQGDVVKIGPYFLVYHPPGAASAGPVAAGSGAYAAPVGAGPAGGASMPPAGGSGGFAAPSASGAGPRPEGNVPPAAQPSASASGATPPAGGGRPLSPAPTHLPSVVAGQVNQQRLQPDQVVRIGRDPANTIVVPSLQASRFHAELLSRGGAFAIRDLGSTNGTFVNGQRIAPQTPVQLVRGAVIKISEHTFFFDGQQLEHYSEAGNARLDAIGLRRVVAGGQLLLRDISLSIQPREFVAVVGGSGAGKSTLVNALSGFRPADQGTVLLNGLDYYANIEAFRTALGYVPQDDIIHPELTAHRALHYAALLRMPDDVDPHERDGRIEEVLRDLHLSERRDVPVSSLSGGQRKRVSIGVELLTRPRLFFLDEPTSGLDPGMELEAMKIFRHLADQGHTLIVITHATTNIMLCDRIAFLARGGYLAYFGPPKEALAYFGARDFPEIYLKLEREKTPEQWGDEFRRSQLHGQYVQSRLNEVQALASQAAANPRASLPASASAPTRQGSGVRQLQILMQRYLDIITRDRTNLGVLFAQAPVLALVLLVVVWGKDNLFIARSAKELGTAQKFIFLLALFSLMCGTLNSVREIVKELPIYKRERSVNLRIFPYLMSKFLVLSAVSALQSLAFTFIVFSYLQKPDVDGFMGQMFMVLWMTNLGGVALGLAVSSVVPNQNLAMTLLPVVLLPQVVLAGILVPLEGDVSKLFPYLTILKWCGGMVGHLLSVHTWPSLMLVSPTRQIMQAPAPSAEVWDISLLPSDAGIGGIVGLGLYAAVCLGFATQMLKRRDKSKD